In the genome of Columba livia isolate bColLiv1 breed racing homer chromosome 10, bColLiv1.pat.W.v2, whole genome shotgun sequence, one region contains:
- the JAGN1 gene encoding protein jagunal homolog 1, with protein sequence MASRGGPRAAGTDGSDFQHRERVASHYQMSVALKSEIKKLIYTHVGIWLLLLAQMCVGHLKLLPHDQVAMPYQWEYPYLLSILPSLLGLLSFPRNNISYLVLSMISTGLFSVAPLIYGAMEMFPMAQQLYRHGKAYRFIFGFSAVSVMYLVVVVAAQVHGWQLYYSKKLLDSWFTSTQEKKKK encoded by the exons ATGGCCTCCCGCGGGGGTCCCCGCGCCGCCGGCACCGATGGCAGCGACTTTCAGCACCGGGAGCGCGTGGCCTCGCACTACCAGATGAG CGTGGCGCTCAAGTCGGAGATCAAGAAACTGATCTACACACACGTGGGcatctggctgctgctgttggcCCAGATGTGCGTGGGGCACCTCAAGCTGCTGCCCCACGACCAGGTGGCCATGCCCTACCAGTGGGAGTACCCCTACCTGCTCAGCATCCTGCCCTCCCTTCTGggcctcctctccttccctcgcAACAACATCAGCTACCTGGTGCTCTCCATGATCAGCACCGGCCTCTTCTCCGTGGCTCCCCTCATTTACGGGGCCATGGAGATGTTCCCCATGGCGCAGCAGCTCTACCGGCATGGCAAAGCTTACCGCTTCATCTTCGGCTTCTCGGCCGTCTCTGTCATGTacctggtggtggtggtggccgCCCAGGTGCATGGCTGGCAGCTCTACTACAGCAAGAAGCTGCTGGACTCCTGGTTCACCAGCACgcaggagaagaagaagaaataa
- the RPUSD3 gene encoding mitochondrial mRNA pseudouridine synthase RPUSD3 isoform X3 codes for MAGGGSAARVLARAGKGARAVGSGRPLGPEEALGLLEASVVHREGALLALSKPPGLPVLGHPGELSLSALLPALRRRLDLPAELHVVKAPARECSGLVLLSGCHRATEQLQRFFTTARRRGQFPATYCAVTVGVPAEAEGEIRTGLRWQQQGDTAAVVPVLSPGRYSLARKEVKSTLTRYRVLGAAGGCALLQLQPRTAFPEQLPVHLTLLLCPALGDHEHSSRVGRVLGVPFLLPPEAAPTHTQVLDEELLSRLGLSPQQLRRLPLHLHLQQLMLPQGGLLSAPLPPHFLRTLRLLGLPEHLVPVGTPAPQPAPPLSPH; via the exons ATGGCAGGCGGGGGCAGCGCCGCGCGCGTCTTGGCGCGCGCTGGGAAGGGGGCGCGCGCCGTGGG GTCGGGGCGGCCGCTGGGCCCCGAGGaggcgctggggctgctggaggcCTCCGTGGTGCACCGGGAAG GAGCCCTGCTGGCGCTGAGCAAACCCCCCGGACTGCCCGTCCTGG GCCACCCCGGGGAACTGAGCCTGTCAGCACTGCTGCCGGCGCTGCGGCGGCGCCTGGACCTCCCCGCCGAGCTCCATGTGGTGAAAGCTCCCGCCAG GGAGTGCTCTGGCCTTGTCCTCCTGTCCGGCTGCCACCGCGCCACCGAGCAGCTCCAACGGTTCTTCACCACTGCCCGCCGGAGGGGCCAGTTCCCCGCCACGTACTG TGCTGTCACCGTGGGGGTCCCAGCGGAAGCAGAGGGTGAGATCCGCACCGGGCTgcgctggcagcagcagggtgaCACCGCAGCG GTGGTGCCGGTGCTGTCCCCGGGGCGCTACAGCCTGGCCAGGAAGGAGGTGAAGAGCACCCTGACACGCTACCGGGTGCTGGGCGCTGCGGGGGGCTGTGcgctgctccagctccagcccaggaCAG CCTTCCCGGAGCAGCTCCCGGTGCACCTGACGCTGCTGCTGTGCCCGGCGCTGGGCGACCACGAGCACTCGTCCCGTGTCggcagggtgctgggggtgcccttcctcctgccccccgAGGCCGCCCCGACCCACACACAG GTGCTGGATGAGGAGCTGCTGTCCCGGCTGGGGCTCTCCCCGCAGCAGCTCCGCCGCCTCCCGCTCCACCTCCACCTGCAGCAGCTGATGCTGCCCCAGGGGGGCTTGCTCtctgcccccctccccccccattTCCTGCGCACCCTGCGCCTCCTGGGGCTGCCCGAGCACCTAGTGCCCGTGGggacccctgcaccccaacctgCTCCCCCTCTGTCACCCCATTAA
- the RPUSD3 gene encoding mitochondrial mRNA pseudouridine synthase RPUSD3 isoform X4, whose product MAGGGSAARVLARAGKGARAVGSGRPLGPEEALGLLEASVVHREGHPGELSLSALLPALRRRLDLPAELHVVKAPARECSGLVLLSGCHRATEQLQRFFTTARRRGQFPATYCAVTVGVPAEAEGEIRTGLRWQQQGDTAAVVPVLSPGRYSLARKEVKSTLTRYRVLGAAGGCALLQLQPRTAFPEQLPVHLTLLLCPALGDHEHSSRVGRVLGVPFLLPPEAAPTHTQVLDEELLSRLGLSPQQLRRLPLHLHLQQLMLPQGGLLSAPLPPHFLRTLRLLGLPEHLVPVGTPAPQPAPPLSPH is encoded by the exons ATGGCAGGCGGGGGCAGCGCCGCGCGCGTCTTGGCGCGCGCTGGGAAGGGGGCGCGCGCCGTGGG GTCGGGGCGGCCGCTGGGCCCCGAGGaggcgctggggctgctggaggcCTCCGTGGTGCACCGGGAAG GCCACCCCGGGGAACTGAGCCTGTCAGCACTGCTGCCGGCGCTGCGGCGGCGCCTGGACCTCCCCGCCGAGCTCCATGTGGTGAAAGCTCCCGCCAG GGAGTGCTCTGGCCTTGTCCTCCTGTCCGGCTGCCACCGCGCCACCGAGCAGCTCCAACGGTTCTTCACCACTGCCCGCCGGAGGGGCCAGTTCCCCGCCACGTACTG TGCTGTCACCGTGGGGGTCCCAGCGGAAGCAGAGGGTGAGATCCGCACCGGGCTgcgctggcagcagcagggtgaCACCGCAGCG GTGGTGCCGGTGCTGTCCCCGGGGCGCTACAGCCTGGCCAGGAAGGAGGTGAAGAGCACCCTGACACGCTACCGGGTGCTGGGCGCTGCGGGGGGCTGTGcgctgctccagctccagcccaggaCAG CCTTCCCGGAGCAGCTCCCGGTGCACCTGACGCTGCTGCTGTGCCCGGCGCTGGGCGACCACGAGCACTCGTCCCGTGTCggcagggtgctgggggtgcccttcctcctgccccccgAGGCCGCCCCGACCCACACACAG GTGCTGGATGAGGAGCTGCTGTCCCGGCTGGGGCTCTCCCCGCAGCAGCTCCGCCGCCTCCCGCTCCACCTCCACCTGCAGCAGCTGATGCTGCCCCAGGGGGGCTTGCTCtctgcccccctccccccccattTCCTGCGCACCCTGCGCCTCCTGGGGCTGCCCGAGCACCTAGTGCCCGTGGggacccctgcaccccaacctgCTCCCCCTCTGTCACCCCATTAA
- the RPUSD3 gene encoding mitochondrial mRNA pseudouridine synthase RPUSD3 isoform X1, producing the protein MGWAWECGHVWGCTRVNAEGLMGARAGVQGGGRGVRFGDTRVRLWEHAEAWVSPVRPAHSTPRRSGRPLGPEEALGLLEASVVHREGALLALSKPPGLPVLGHPGELSLSALLPALRRRLDLPAELHVVKAPARECSGLVLLSGCHRATEQLQRFFTTARRRGQFPATYCAVTVGVPAEAEGEIRTGLRWQQQGDTAAVVPVLSPGRYSLARKEVKSTLTRYRVLGAAGGCALLQLQPRTAFPEQLPVHLTLLLCPALGDHEHSSRVGRVLGVPFLLPPEAAPTHTQVLDEELLSRLGLSPQQLRRLPLHLHLQQLMLPQGGLLSAPLPPHFLRTLRLLGLPEHLVPVGTPAPQPAPPLSPH; encoded by the exons ATGGGGTGGGCGTGGGAGTGCGGACACGTGTGGGGCTGCACGCGCGTGAACGCGGAGGGGCTGATGGGGGCGCGCGCGGGCGTGCAGGGCGGTGGGCGTGGGGTCAGATTTGGGGACACGCGTGTGAGGCTATGGGAACATGCAGAGGCGTGGGTCTCACCCGTGCGCCCTGCCCACTCCACCCCACGCAGGTCGGGGCGGCCGCTGGGCCCCGAGGaggcgctggggctgctggaggcCTCCGTGGTGCACCGGGAAG GAGCCCTGCTGGCGCTGAGCAAACCCCCCGGACTGCCCGTCCTGG GCCACCCCGGGGAACTGAGCCTGTCAGCACTGCTGCCGGCGCTGCGGCGGCGCCTGGACCTCCCCGCCGAGCTCCATGTGGTGAAAGCTCCCGCCAG GGAGTGCTCTGGCCTTGTCCTCCTGTCCGGCTGCCACCGCGCCACCGAGCAGCTCCAACGGTTCTTCACCACTGCCCGCCGGAGGGGCCAGTTCCCCGCCACGTACTG TGCTGTCACCGTGGGGGTCCCAGCGGAAGCAGAGGGTGAGATCCGCACCGGGCTgcgctggcagcagcagggtgaCACCGCAGCG GTGGTGCCGGTGCTGTCCCCGGGGCGCTACAGCCTGGCCAGGAAGGAGGTGAAGAGCACCCTGACACGCTACCGGGTGCTGGGCGCTGCGGGGGGCTGTGcgctgctccagctccagcccaggaCAG CCTTCCCGGAGCAGCTCCCGGTGCACCTGACGCTGCTGCTGTGCCCGGCGCTGGGCGACCACGAGCACTCGTCCCGTGTCggcagggtgctgggggtgcccttcctcctgccccccgAGGCCGCCCCGACCCACACACAG GTGCTGGATGAGGAGCTGCTGTCCCGGCTGGGGCTCTCCCCGCAGCAGCTCCGCCGCCTCCCGCTCCACCTCCACCTGCAGCAGCTGATGCTGCCCCAGGGGGGCTTGCTCtctgcccccctccccccccattTCCTGCGCACCCTGCGCCTCCTGGGGCTGCCCGAGCACCTAGTGCCCGTGGggacccctgcaccccaacctgCTCCCCCTCTGTCACCCCATTAA
- the RPUSD3 gene encoding mitochondrial mRNA pseudouridine synthase RPUSD3 isoform X2, whose amino-acid sequence MGWAWECGHVWGCTRVNAEGLMGARAGVQGGGRGVRFGDTRVRLWEHAEAWVSPVRPAHSTPRRSGRPLGPEEALGLLEASVVHREGHPGELSLSALLPALRRRLDLPAELHVVKAPARECSGLVLLSGCHRATEQLQRFFTTARRRGQFPATYCAVTVGVPAEAEGEIRTGLRWQQQGDTAAVVPVLSPGRYSLARKEVKSTLTRYRVLGAAGGCALLQLQPRTAFPEQLPVHLTLLLCPALGDHEHSSRVGRVLGVPFLLPPEAAPTHTQVLDEELLSRLGLSPQQLRRLPLHLHLQQLMLPQGGLLSAPLPPHFLRTLRLLGLPEHLVPVGTPAPQPAPPLSPH is encoded by the exons ATGGGGTGGGCGTGGGAGTGCGGACACGTGTGGGGCTGCACGCGCGTGAACGCGGAGGGGCTGATGGGGGCGCGCGCGGGCGTGCAGGGCGGTGGGCGTGGGGTCAGATTTGGGGACACGCGTGTGAGGCTATGGGAACATGCAGAGGCGTGGGTCTCACCCGTGCGCCCTGCCCACTCCACCCCACGCAGGTCGGGGCGGCCGCTGGGCCCCGAGGaggcgctggggctgctggaggcCTCCGTGGTGCACCGGGAAG GCCACCCCGGGGAACTGAGCCTGTCAGCACTGCTGCCGGCGCTGCGGCGGCGCCTGGACCTCCCCGCCGAGCTCCATGTGGTGAAAGCTCCCGCCAG GGAGTGCTCTGGCCTTGTCCTCCTGTCCGGCTGCCACCGCGCCACCGAGCAGCTCCAACGGTTCTTCACCACTGCCCGCCGGAGGGGCCAGTTCCCCGCCACGTACTG TGCTGTCACCGTGGGGGTCCCAGCGGAAGCAGAGGGTGAGATCCGCACCGGGCTgcgctggcagcagcagggtgaCACCGCAGCG GTGGTGCCGGTGCTGTCCCCGGGGCGCTACAGCCTGGCCAGGAAGGAGGTGAAGAGCACCCTGACACGCTACCGGGTGCTGGGCGCTGCGGGGGGCTGTGcgctgctccagctccagcccaggaCAG CCTTCCCGGAGCAGCTCCCGGTGCACCTGACGCTGCTGCTGTGCCCGGCGCTGGGCGACCACGAGCACTCGTCCCGTGTCggcagggtgctgggggtgcccttcctcctgccccccgAGGCCGCCCCGACCCACACACAG GTGCTGGATGAGGAGCTGCTGTCCCGGCTGGGGCTCTCCCCGCAGCAGCTCCGCCGCCTCCCGCTCCACCTCCACCTGCAGCAGCTGATGCTGCCCCAGGGGGGCTTGCTCtctgcccccctccccccccattTCCTGCGCACCCTGCGCCTCCTGGGGCTGCCCGAGCACCTAGTGCCCGTGGggacccctgcaccccaacctgCTCCCCCTCTGTCACCCCATTAA